In the Brassica napus cultivar Da-Ae chromosome A7, Da-Ae, whole genome shotgun sequence genome, one interval contains:
- the LOC106360938 gene encoding classical arabinogalactan protein 9 has protein sequence MARQFAVVAICIVLIASVRGQAPSSPPTTTPAPPTTTTPPPAATPPPVSAPPPVTTSPPPATPPPVSTPPPVASPPPATPPPVASPPPVATPPPAPLASPPAQVPAAAPTTKPDAPSSSPLSSPPSPATDAPGPSTTSLSPGPSTDSNDQNGASKMVSSLVLGSVLVWFVI, from the exons ATGGCTCGACAATTTGCTGTTGTTGCGATCTGTATCGTCCTCATCGCCAGCGTTAGAGGTCAAGCTCCGTCTTCACCACCAACCACCACACCAGCACCACCGACTACAACAACTCCGCCACCAGCAGCCACTCCTCCTCCTGTCTCAGCTCCTCCACCCGTAACAACTTCTCCTCCTCCGGCTACTCCTCCTCCAGTCTCTACACCTCCCCCAGTCGCTTCTCCACCTCCAGCAACTCCTCCTCCCGTCGCTTCTCCTCCTCCCGTTGCTACTCCTCCTCCAGCTCCTCTTGCATCTCCTCCCGCTCAGGTTCCGGCTGCAGCTCCAACTACGAAGCCAGACGCTCCTTCTTCATCTCCGTTGTCTAGCCCACCTTCCCCAGCTACTGATGCTCCCGGACCAAGCACCACTTCCCTCTCTCCAGGACCCTCCACCGACTCAAATGACCAG AATGGAGCAAGCAAGATGGTTTCAAGCTTGGTACTTGGATCTGTTCTCgtttggtttgtgatttaa
- the LOC106358872 gene encoding uncharacterized protein LOC106358872 encodes MTRPDSPSDDESPVTEGAPTAAAFAETILERMAQQDAAQKATTEQLAAIAAILAPLAGGSGDPATTVRKQLFDTYRTASAGNPASTSAVQVQTPGGVDLVTVRELAELKQSVLDLKDRMLEGPTSAPLIERVLAETLKTPFSRKITDVRYRPTEKIHLPTYAGKADPTDHITAFNITMGRTNFSEEERDAGYCRLFVESLQGPALGWFTGLERDSINDFHDLTTAFLKHYIMFTRQGATLSDLWNLSQGSSQSLRDFMEKFKAVASKVQVPDSVAVDALMNTLYFKSLFREDLYRNPTTSLQDAIARSNNFIRMEEDTAAILKKLNTATKPATVPKAPEARQDPSARLRQ; translated from the coding sequence ATGACTCGACCCGACTCGCCGTCCGACGACGAGTCGCCTGTGACCGAAGGCGCTCCAACAGCAGCGGCCTTCGCAGAAACCATACTCGAGAGGATGGCGCAGCAAGACGCCGCCCAAAAGGCGACGACCGAGCAACTTGCCGCCATCGCTGCCATTCTAGCTCCGTTGGCCGGAGGCTCGGGAGATCCGGCTACAACGGTCCGAAAGCAACTGTTCGACACTTACCGAACAGCCAGTGCCGGAAACCCCGCAAGTACGAGTGCCGTACAGGTCCAAACTCCTGGCGGCGTCGACCTCGTTACCGTCCGGGAACTCGCTGAGCTTAAGCAATCAGTCCTGGACTTGAAAGACCGGATGCTCGAAGGACCTACGTCAGCGCCGCTGATCGAACGTGTCCTCGCCGAAACCCTAAAAACCCCATTTTCCCGGAAGATCACCGACGTACGTTACCGGCCGACCGAGAAAATTCACCTTCCGACTTACGCCGGAAAGGCGGACCCAACCGACCACATCACTGCTTTCAACATCACGATGGGTCGAACCAACTTCTCTGAGGAAGAAAGAGACGCTGGCTACTGTCGTCTCTTCGTGGAAAGTCTTCAAGGACCAGCTCTCGGATGGTTCACTGGATTGGAGCGCGACTCCATCAACGATTTCCACGATCTGACGACTGCTTTCCTCAAACACTACATCATGTTTACAAGACAAGGAGCAACTCTGTCCGATTTATGGAATCTGTCTCAAGGATCGAGCCAAAGCCTCCGCGACTTCATGGAAAAATTCAAAGCAGTCGCTTCGAAAGTCCAAGTCCCCGACAGCGTTGCCGTCGACGCACTGATGAATACTCTCTACTTCAAGTCCTTGTTTCGCGAGGACCTGTACAGAAATCCAACCACGTCGCTCCAGGACGCAATCGCCAGgtcgaacaacttcatccgaatggaagaagatacAGCAGCGATACTTAAGAAACTAAACACGGCAACCAAACCGGCAACTGTCCCCAAAGCTCCCGAGGCACGCCAGGACCCGTCAGCACGCCTCAGGCAGTAA